Proteins found in one Cricetulus griseus strain 17A/GY chromosome X, alternate assembly CriGri-PICRH-1.0, whole genome shotgun sequence genomic segment:
- the LOC100763078 gene encoding histone H2A-Bbd type 2/3 has translation MPRTRQSSLRGSSSRRSRTDRAELTFSVSLVEHHLRESGHAPRLSETVPILLTAILEFLTRRLLELASNEAQRLGAQRLITPEILDLTVYNNTLLSQLLQFTTISQTAPAGRRRRRRRQT, from the coding sequence ATGCCCAGGACCAGGCAGAGCAGCCTTCGAGGGTCGTCGTCTCGCCGCTCCCGCACCGACAGAGCCGAGCTGACCTTCTCTGTGAGCCTGGTGGAGCACCATCTTCGTGAGAGCGGCCATGCCCCGAGGCTGAGCGAAACAGTGCCCATCTTGCTGACCGCCATCCTGGAGTTCCTGACACGCAGGCTGCTGGAGCTGGCAAGCAATGAGGCCCAACGCCTAGGCGCCCAGAGGCTCATCACCCCTGAGATCCTAGACTTGACCGTCTACAACAACACCCTTCTGAGCCAACTGTTGCAATTCACCACCATCTCTCAGACGGCCCCAGCTGgacgtcgtcgtcgtcgtcgacGTCAGACCTAG